AACAGCAGCATCACCAAGCGCGACTGGCCGATGCCGCCGCCGATGGTCTGCGGCATATCGCCACGCAACAGCGACTGGTGCCATTCCAGCTTCATGCGCTCCTCGTCACCGGTCAGCGCCAGCTGATGTTTCAGCGCGGCGGCGTCAACGCGGATGCCCATGGAAGACAGCTCGAAAGCGTCCTGCAGCACCGGGTTCCACACCACGATATCGCCGTTGAGGCCCGCCAGGCCATCCGCCGTCGGCGTGGTCCAGTCATCATAATCCGGCGCCCGCACATCGTGCGATTTGCCGTGCGACAGCTTGCCGCCGATGCCGATCAGGAATACCGCGCCCAGCTCTTTGGCGATCGCCCGCTCGCGCCCTTTGGCGTCCAGATCAGGGTAGCGCTGCAGCAGGGTTTCGCTGTGCACGAAGTGGATTTGCTCCGGCAGGAACGGAGTCAGGCCATGCTCGCGGCTGACTTCCGCCTCCGTCGCCTTGATGGCGGCGTAAATGCTGCGCACGGTGCTTTTCAGGTAGTCCAGACCACGCTCACCGTCGCCCATCACCCGCTCCCAGTCCCACTGATCGACGTACACCGAGTGGATAGGCGTCAGGCGATCTTCATCCGGGCGCAGCGCCTTCATATGGGTGTACAGGCCTTCGCCGGCACCGAAATCGTAGCTGCCCAGGGTTTTGCGTTTCCATTTCGCCAGTGAATGCACCACTTCGAAGGTGGCGTCCGGCAAGGTTTTGACTTTGACCTGCACCGCTTTCTCGCTGCCGGAAAGGTTATCCTGCGTGCCGTCGCCCAGGCGGCTGAGGATCGGCGCCTGCACTTCGATCAGACCGAGCTGCTGTTCCAACTGGCGGGAGAAGAAGGATTTGACCTGGCTGATTTGTTGTTGTTTTTGGATAAACTGTTTTTTCATTGCCGTATCTCTTGTAAACCTGTCTCTGTTGACATCGATTAAGCAACAAAAAGACACACCAATTCAATATCCACTAATCAATATTGCCTTTTAACTTTTAATCGTTCATTTTTACCCGGACAGAATTCAACAATCGCTAATTAATGGGGGATTAAATGGCGGAAATTTATCAGATCGATAATCTCGATCGTGGCATCCTCAACGCTCTGATGGACAACGCGCGCACACCGTACGCCGAACTGGCGAAAAACTTCGCCGTCAGCCCCGGCACCATTCATGTGCGGGTAGAGAAGATGAAACAGGCCGGGATCATCACCGGCGCGCGCATCGACGTCAGCCCCAAACAGCTGGGCTACGACGTGTGCTGCTTTATCGGCATCATATTAAAGAGCGCCAAAGACTATCCTTCAGCGCTGAAGAAGCTGGAAAGCCTGGAAGAAGTGGTGGAAGCCTATTACACCACCGGCCACTACAGCGTCTTTATTAAGGTGATGTGCCGCTCGATCGACGCGCTGCAACAGGTACTTATCAACAAGATCCAGACCATCGACGAGATCCAGTCTACCGAAACGCTGATCTCGCTGCAGAACCCCATTATGCGCACCATCGTGCCGTAACCCGCCAAATTGCATACCCACATTATCCACAGGTAGATCCCAGCCGATTCACAGCGTACAATGCAGCCACTTTGAGTGAGAAGGTTGGGATCGTTGGTTCATGGCAGACATAACTCTGATCAGTGGCAGTACGCTTGGCGGCGCCGAATACGTGGCTGAACATATGGCTGAAAAGCTGGAAGACGCGGGTTTCTCTACCGAGATGCTGCACGGCCCTGAACTGGATGAACTGCCGTTGACCGGCCGCTGGCTGGTGGTCTCCTCCACGCACGGCGCCGGCGAACTGCCGGATAACCTTCAGCCGCTGCTGGAACAGATCGCCGAACAACAGCCGGATCTTTCCGAGGTGCAGTTTGGTGCCGTCGGTTTGGGCAGTTCGGAATACGACACCTTCTGCGGTGCGATCAAACAGATCGACGATCTGTTGATCGCCAGAGGCGCGAAAAGGATCGGCGATCGTCTCGAGATCGACGTGACCGAGCATGAAATTCCCGAGGATCCGGCCGAGGAATGGGTAAAAAACTGGATTACTTTACTCTAATTCGCCTAAAGATCGCGCGAACGATTGTGGATAACTATACTTAAAAGCAGGGTAAAAGCCGTAGTTATCCCAATAACAACCGTAGTGCGCTTTTTGTCCTGTGCATAACAAGTCTTTTAGATCCCAGCTTATCTGCGTCGGGATCACCGATCATTCACAGCAAACGATCCTCCTTAATCTGCTGATCTTCATCGTGAATAGTCACTTATCCACAGAGGATCGCGATCCTAATAAGAGATCTAATAAAGAGATCTTTAAATAAAAAAGATCTTCTTTTAATTACCGACGATCCTGACCACTTGGTCGATCGTCTAAACTTGAGTAGAATCCCCCACCCCAGGGCAAATAACGATCGTTCGCAATACGGCGAGGTGCAGTTCCATGTTTTATCCAGATCAATTTGACGTCATCATCATCGGTGGTGGCCATGCAGGTACCGAGGCCGCCATGGCCGCGGCGCGCATGGGACGTCAGACTTTATTATTGACACACAATATCGATACGCTGGGACAGATGTCCTGCAACCCGGCGATTGGCGGTATTGGTAAAGGGCATCTGGTTAAGGAAATTGATGCACTCGGCGGCCTGATGGCGACGGCGATCGACCATGCAGGCATCCAGTTTAGGATACTAAACGCCAGCAAAGGCCCTGCCGTACGCGCCACGCGCGCTCAGGCAGATCGCGTGCTGTATCGCCAGGCGATCCGTACTGCCTTGGAGAACCAGCCCAACCTGATGATCTTCCAGCAACCTGTTGAGGATCTGATCGTCGAAAACGATCGCGTGGTGGGTGCCGTAACTCAAATGGGCCTGAAATTCCGCGCCAAGGCGGTGGTATTGACTGTCGGCACTTTCCTGGACGGCAAGATCCATATCGGCCTGGAGAATTACAGCGGTGGCCGCGCCGGGGATCCTCCTTCGATCTCGCTGTCGCAGCGTTTGCGAGAACTGCCGCTGCGCGTTAACCGCTTGAAAACCGGTACGCCACCGCGCATCGACGCCCGCACTATCGATTTCAGCGTACTTGCGCCACAACACGGCGATACGCCGGTACCGGTATTCTCGTTCCTGGGCGATGCCAGCCAGCATCCGGAACAAATGGCGTGCTACATCACCCATACCAATGAAAAAACCCATGACGTGATCCGCAATAACCTCGATCGCAGCCCGATGTATGCCGGGATCATCGAAGGGATTGGCCCACGTTACTGCCCGTCGATCGAAGACAAGGTCATGCGCTTTGCCGATCGCAACGCGCACCAGATCTTCCTCGAGCCGGAAGGCCTGACCAGCAACGAGATTTACCCTAACGGGATTTCCACCAGTCTGCCGTTCGACGTACAGATGCAGATCGTCCGTTCGATGGAAGGGATGCAGAACGCGCGTATTATTCGCCCTGGTTACGCCATCGAGTACGATTTCTTCGATCCGCGCGATTTGAAACCGACGCTGGAAAGCAAATTTATTCAGGGGCTGTTCTTCGCCGGTCAGATCAACGGCACTACCGGGTATGAAGAAGCCGCTGCGCAGGGCCTGCTGGCCGGTCTGAACGCCGGGCGCTTCGCCGACGAACAGGAAGGCTGGGCGCCACGTCGCGATCAGGCTTACCTGGGCGTGCTGGTGGACGACCTCAGCACTCTCGGCACCAAAGAGCCGTACCGCATGTTTACCTCACGCGCCGAGTATCGCCTGATGCTGCGCGAAGACAATGCCGATCTCCGCCTGACGGAAAAAGGCCGTGAATTGGGTTTGGTGGACGACGTGCGTTGGGCGCGTTACAGCGAGAAGCTGGAGCGAATCGAACGCGAACGTCAGCGCCTGCGCGACATCTGGATGCACCCGCATGCCGAGAACGTCGAACAGGTCAATGCGCTGCTGAAAGCGCCGCTGTCGCGTGAAGCGAACGGCGAAGAGCTGCTGCGCCGCCCTGAGATGGATTACGCGCAGTTGACCGGCACCGACGCCTTTGCGCCGCCGCTGGACGACGTGCAAGCCGCCGAACAGGTCGAGATCCAGGTCAAATACGAAGGCTACATCGCTCGCCAGCAGGAAGAGATCGAAAAACAGCAGCGCAACGAGAATACCGTGCTGCCGTTGGATCTCGATTACCGTCAGGTTTCGGGGCTGTCGAACGAGGTGATCGCCAAGCTGAACGATCACAAGCCGAATTCCATCGGCCAGGCTTCGCGTATCTCCGGCATTACGCCGGCGGCAATCTCAATTTTGCTGATCTGGCTGAAAAAGCAGGGACTGCTGCGCCGCAGCGCATAAATCTCGCATTCAGGCGGCCGTTTGTTCATCCCGTAGCCAAACGGCCGCTGACATCACTTGCGCCCTGAATTATCATAGTCGCCTCATTGCGCCAGCTAACCATTCGCTGGTCGTTCAGCGCCTGCCAGAGGATCCGTTGTGCAAAAAAAATTAGACTCGCTGCTCGCGGCAGCAGGCATTGAGCTGCCCGATCAGCAGAAACAGCAGCTGCTGGGCTATGTCGGCATGCTGGATAAGTGGAACAAGGCTTATAACCTCACGTCGGTTCGCGATCCGCAGCAAATGCTGGTGCGCCACATCCTCGATAGCATCGTGGTTAATCCGCATCTGCAGGGCTCGCGTTTTATCGATGTCGGCACCGGCCCGGGCTTGCCGGGCATTCCGCTGGCTATCGTGCGCCCGGACGCGCATTTCACGCTGCTCGACAGCCTGGGCAAGCGCGTGCGTTTCCTGCGTCAGGTGCAGCATGAGCTGGGCCTGAACAATATCGAGCCGGTGCAGAGCCGCGTTGAAGCATTCCCGGCCGAGCCGCCGTTCGACGGCGTGATCAGCCGCGCATTCGCTTCGCTGCAGGATATGCTGTCCT
The sequence above is drawn from the Serratia sp. FDAARGOS_506 genome and encodes:
- the asnA gene encoding aspartate--ammonia ligase, producing the protein MKKQFIQKQQQISQVKSFFSRQLEQQLGLIEVQAPILSRLGDGTQDNLSGSEKAVQVKVKTLPDATFEVVHSLAKWKRKTLGSYDFGAGEGLYTHMKALRPDEDRLTPIHSVYVDQWDWERVMGDGERGLDYLKSTVRSIYAAIKATEAEVSREHGLTPFLPEQIHFVHSETLLQRYPDLDAKGRERAIAKELGAVFLIGIGGKLSHGKSHDVRAPDYDDWTTPTADGLAGLNGDIVVWNPVLQDAFELSSMGIRVDAAALKHQLALTGDEERMKLEWHQSLLRGDMPQTIGGGIGQSRLVMLLLQLSHIGQVQCGVWSPEVRGAVEGLL
- the mnmG gene encoding tRNA uridine-5-carboxymethylaminomethyl(34) synthesis enzyme MnmG; amino-acid sequence: MFYPDQFDVIIIGGGHAGTEAAMAAARMGRQTLLLTHNIDTLGQMSCNPAIGGIGKGHLVKEIDALGGLMATAIDHAGIQFRILNASKGPAVRATRAQADRVLYRQAIRTALENQPNLMIFQQPVEDLIVENDRVVGAVTQMGLKFRAKAVVLTVGTFLDGKIHIGLENYSGGRAGDPPSISLSQRLRELPLRVNRLKTGTPPRIDARTIDFSVLAPQHGDTPVPVFSFLGDASQHPEQMACYITHTNEKTHDVIRNNLDRSPMYAGIIEGIGPRYCPSIEDKVMRFADRNAHQIFLEPEGLTSNEIYPNGISTSLPFDVQMQIVRSMEGMQNARIIRPGYAIEYDFFDPRDLKPTLESKFIQGLFFAGQINGTTGYEEAAAQGLLAGLNAGRFADEQEGWAPRRDQAYLGVLVDDLSTLGTKEPYRMFTSRAEYRLMLREDNADLRLTEKGRELGLVDDVRWARYSEKLERIERERQRLRDIWMHPHAENVEQVNALLKAPLSREANGEELLRRPEMDYAQLTGTDAFAPPLDDVQAAEQVEIQVKYEGYIARQQEEIEKQQRNENTVLPLDLDYRQVSGLSNEVIAKLNDHKPNSIGQASRISGITPAAISILLIWLKKQGLLRRSA
- the rsmG gene encoding 16S rRNA (guanine(527)-N(7))-methyltransferase RsmG, with translation MQKKLDSLLAAAGIELPDQQKQQLLGYVGMLDKWNKAYNLTSVRDPQQMLVRHILDSIVVNPHLQGSRFIDVGTGPGLPGIPLAIVRPDAHFTLLDSLGKRVRFLRQVQHELGLNNIEPVQSRVEAFPAEPPFDGVISRAFASLQDMLSWCHHLPAKGQGRFYALKGVRPDEELTQLPAGVSLESIVRLQVPELEGERHLVILKAN
- the mioC gene encoding FMN-binding protein MioC → MADITLISGSTLGGAEYVAEHMAEKLEDAGFSTEMLHGPELDELPLTGRWLVVSSTHGAGELPDNLQPLLEQIAEQQPDLSEVQFGAVGLGSSEYDTFCGAIKQIDDLLIARGAKRIGDRLEIDVTEHEIPEDPAEEWVKNWITLL
- the asnC gene encoding transcriptional regulator AsnC — encoded protein: MAEIYQIDNLDRGILNALMDNARTPYAELAKNFAVSPGTIHVRVEKMKQAGIITGARIDVSPKQLGYDVCCFIGIILKSAKDYPSALKKLESLEEVVEAYYTTGHYSVFIKVMCRSIDALQQVLINKIQTIDEIQSTETLISLQNPIMRTIVP